From the genome of Lotus japonicus ecotype B-129 chromosome 6, LjGifu_v1.2, one region includes:
- the LOC130724917 gene encoding probable DNA-directed RNA polymerase: MTARLKNHMLNKHALLLLPTHFHLRSKSTDSYIPHFAMTLNMPESKSEIRAKIECFWDGALKDICDNTKIHDDDVKCCHDECVDRDTRTIKVPKSKFVKKYKNRVRHRFHDNDAKKLEIIQREIEDLTLDFNEDCIYKACPNIMEMLTNTNLPSAKEFLRGKYLMDKESPGRLTIYAENRNPGASELSAEEKKNLRSVLSDSDKLLLVELGEHSIECLLVHTLGHLFNLENVVSLASLVDRIESNVRVYATTLRNNRICKQSNDDDAVDEGTKAAKAAKTISYPFGTALVEFLVSRGLLRLVTHNDDLFNLNSESSPKTVVKKVVKKGHNYYRSSFVYAECLFDPALLPIKLNLPMVYPPKDWELHTPEQNRKWLNISDIYGGYLSNPTGQIYSTQRSMSSPDAKNFFIYFGKNRDVDSHNKVNMFCTSISSLQRQAFKINSIFLKSILENRELFEESGYLMPEYLSKVILHHASGILRNHFDKNKDIQTIYKFSEVYALLIKNMQRARYECTILDLARAYSGYSICFPAFIDFRGRIYRSGIFHFHERDLARSLLLIDCKENQQDKSSIEEYMFQYLTATMFLYDSYKSRKDALNDVGNKLFNMEKIGDLSLKSLVTPFAPH, from the exons ATGACGGCTCGTCTAAAAAATCATATGCTTAATAAGCATGCATTACTCCTACTTCCTACTCATTTTCATCTTCGATCTAAGTCAACTGATAGCTATATTCCCCACTTTGCGATGACTTTAAATATGCCAGAATCTAAAAGCGAGATTCGTGCAAAAATAGAATGTTTCTGGGATGGTGCTTTGAAAGATATATGCGATAATACAAAGATCCATGATGATGATGTGAAGTGCTGTCATGATGAATGCGTGGATCGTGATACAAGAACTATCAAAGTGCCAAAATCTAAGTTTGTTAAGAAATATAAGAATCGTGTCCGTCATAGATTTCATGATAATGATgcaaaaaaattagaaattattCAGAGAGAGATTGAGGATCTGACTTTGGACTTCAATGAAGATTGTATTTATAAAGCTTGTCCTAACATTATGGAAATGTTAACTAACACCAACTTGCCAAGTGCTAAGGAATTCCTTCGTGGGAAGTATCTTATGGATAAAGAGTCTCCCGGCAGACTTACCATTTATGCAGAAAATCGAA ATCCCGGCGCCTCTGAGCTTTCCGCCGAAGAAAAGAAGAATCTAAGAAGTGTACTATCTGATAGTGATAAGTTGTTGTTGGTAGAGTTAGGAGAGCACTCCATTGAGTGCCTACTGGTTCACACCCTAGGCCATCTGTTTAACCTTGAGAATGTAGTCAGTCTTGCTAGTTTGGTTGATCGTATAGAAAGCAATGTAAGGGTTTATGCCACAACATTGCGTAATAATAGGATATGTAAGCAAAGTAATGATGATGATGCGGTTGATGAAGGTACTAAAGCAGCTAAAGCAGCTAAAACTATATCTTATCCCTTTGGGACAGCATTAGTTGAATTTTTAGTGAGTCGTGGTCTATTGCGCTTGGTAACACATAATGATGATTTATTCAATTTAAATTCTGAGAGTAGTCCAAAGACAGTTGTCAAAAAGGTTGTCAAAAAGGGCCATAATTACTATAGGAGCTCTTTTGTATATGCCGAATGCCTCTTTGACCCCGCATTACTTCCTATAAAGTTAAACCTACCTATGGTCTATCCTCCAAAAGATTGGGAGCTCCACACACCTGAACAGAACCGAAAGTGGTTGAATATTTCAGATATCTATGGTGGttatttaagcaacccaacggGCCAAATCTACAGCACTCAGCGGAGTATGAGTTCTCCCGATGCGAAGAATTTCTTCATCTATTTCGGAAAAAATAGGGATGTAGATAGTCATAATAAG GTAAATATGTTTTGTACTAGCATCAGTAGCTTACAGCGTCAAGCATTTAAAATTAATAGTATATTCCTTAAAAGTATATTAGAAAATAGGGAATTGTTTGAAGAAAGCGGCTACTTGATGCCTGAATATCTATCCAAGGTAATACTTCACCATGCCTCCGGGATACTTAGAAATCATTTTGATAAGAATAAGGATATTCAAACAATATACAAATTTAGTGAAGTGTACGCTCTATTGATAAAGAATATGCAGCGGGCACGTTATGAGTGTACGATTTTAGATCTGGCAAGGGCCTACTCTGGATATTCTATCTGTTTTCCGGCATTTATTGACTTCAGAGGTCGAATCTATCGCAGCGGCATCTTTCACTTCCACGAGCGGGATTTAGCCCGAAGTCTACTATTAATAGATTGTAAAGAAAATCAACAAGATAAATCATCAATTGAAGAATATATGTTTCAGTATCTAACCGCAACTATGTTCCTCTATGATTCATATAAAAGTAGGAAGGATGCTCTAAACGATGTGGGCAATAAACTCTTTAATATGGAGAAAATTGGGGATTTGAGTTTAAAAAGTCTCGTGACGCCGTTCGCCCCACACTGA